One Candidatus Tectomicrobia bacterium genomic region harbors:
- a CDS encoding cytidylyltransferase: MASKGKAVAALLLGRKGSTGFPGKNTYPVLGKPLAYYPMKAALDAAAVDCLYLSTDDEDLMALARGLGAEVIVRPPELATKEALGEDAYVHGYKVIRDREREAGREVEIVVLLFCNAATILPETIDEGVRVLRENPSYDSAVTVSCYNMWSPLRARRIGQDGLLHPFVPLEAFGDPATMNCDRDSQGDAWFADMSVSIVRPRCLENIADGLLPQKWMGRKIYPLKQWGGLDVDQEWQMPLVEYWLIRHGFNETGERKAAK; this comes from the coding sequence ATGGCATCGAAAGGCAAAGCCGTCGCCGCCTTGCTCCTGGGGAGGAAGGGGAGCACCGGCTTCCCGGGCAAGAATACATATCCCGTCCTGGGCAAGCCGCTGGCTTACTATCCGATGAAGGCGGCTTTGGACGCGGCCGCGGTCGATTGCCTCTACCTTTCGACCGACGACGAGGACCTGATGGCGCTGGCGCGGGGGCTGGGGGCCGAGGTTATCGTCCGCCCGCCCGAGCTCGCCACGAAAGAGGCCCTCGGGGAGGACGCCTATGTGCACGGCTACAAGGTCATCCGCGACCGGGAACGGGAGGCGGGCCGGGAGGTCGAAATCGTGGTGCTGCTGTTCTGCAACGCCGCCACCATCTTGCCCGAGACCATAGATGAAGGGGTCCGGGTGCTGAGGGAGAACCCTTCCTACGACTCGGCGGTCACGGTCTCCTGCTACAACATGTGGAGCCCCCTTAGGGCGCGCCGGATTGGACAAGACGGCCTCCTCCATCCATTCGTTCCCCTCGAGGCGTTCGGCGACCCGGCCACCATGAACTGCGATCGGGACTCCCAGGGGGACGCCTGGTTCGCCGACATGAGCGTCTCCATCGTGCGCCCGCGCTGCCTGGAGAACATCGCGGACGGCCTCCTCCCCCAGAAGTGGATGGGTCGCAAGATATATCCGCTCAAGCAATGGGGCGGCCTGGACGTGGACCAGGAGTGGCAGATGCCCCTCGTCGAGTACTGGCTCATCCGGCACGGTTTTAACGAAACAGGGGAGCGCAAGGCGGCGAAGTGA
- a CDS encoding N-acetylneuraminate synthase family protein, with amino-acid sequence MIVAVIPAKGESGRLPGKNTREIAGVPLLVHSIRYAKAARKVDRVYVSTDSDEVAAVAERNGAEVIRRGPELGGEAPAAALCVHAWEAIGREKVEYMAFIQPDHPGRRSDLDQVLDHVRKSAIDSLFTVDRNGKRNGSLRVLSAKALAGDPYLLSYSLMDDCVNVHTQADLAMAEHELSPYRREIQVEGRRIGEGHPAYIIAEGACNHMCDLGMARRMIDLAAEAGADAIKFQTYKAERLTRKSAVTYWQGKEIPQIEYYKRLDRFGTEEYEELFAHARERGIVGFSTPFDLDSASMLNDLGMPLFKIASCDLPDSRLLRHVAGFGKPVILSSGGSTPEEIDRAVATIFETGNHQLILMACMLSYPTTNENAHLLRVRSLKERYPSIIIGLSDHTEPDPHMVIPSLAFALGASVIEKHYTLDRSMTGSGHFFSVNPEDLKKMVANIRLAETVLGSPSLGVARQEEAARNSARRSVVAERLIRAGEVIESSMLGMKRPADGLPGWMMDQVVGKRARRDIEADEALSLEAVE; translated from the coding sequence GTGATCGTCGCTGTCATTCCCGCCAAGGGCGAATCCGGAAGGCTTCCGGGGAAGAACACCCGGGAGATCGCGGGGGTCCCACTCCTCGTCCATTCGATCCGCTACGCCAAGGCGGCCCGGAAGGTGGACCGGGTCTACGTGTCGACGGACTCCGACGAGGTCGCCGCGGTGGCCGAGCGGAACGGAGCGGAAGTCATCCGCCGGGGGCCCGAGCTTGGCGGCGAGGCGCCGGCCGCGGCGCTGTGCGTCCACGCCTGGGAGGCGATCGGGCGGGAGAAGGTCGAGTACATGGCCTTCATCCAGCCCGACCACCCCGGCCGGCGGAGCGACCTGGACCAGGTCCTCGATCACGTCCGGAAGAGCGCCATCGATTCCCTCTTCACGGTGGACCGGAACGGGAAGCGCAACGGCTCGCTCCGGGTGCTGAGCGCCAAGGCTCTCGCCGGGGATCCGTACCTGCTCTCTTACAGCCTGATGGACGATTGCGTGAACGTCCACACGCAGGCCGACCTCGCCATGGCCGAGCACGAGCTCTCCCCCTACCGCCGGGAGATCCAGGTGGAGGGACGCAGGATCGGGGAGGGGCACCCCGCCTACATCATCGCCGAGGGCGCGTGCAACCACATGTGCGACCTGGGCATGGCGCGCCGGATGATAGACCTGGCGGCCGAGGCGGGGGCGGACGCGATCAAGTTCCAGACCTACAAGGCGGAACGGCTCACCCGGAAGAGCGCCGTCACCTACTGGCAGGGGAAGGAAATCCCCCAGATCGAGTACTACAAGCGGCTCGACCGCTTCGGGACGGAGGAGTACGAGGAACTCTTCGCCCACGCGCGGGAGAGGGGCATCGTCGGCTTCTCCACTCCGTTCGACCTCGACAGCGCCTCCATGCTGAACGACCTGGGGATGCCGCTGTTCAAGATCGCCTCGTGCGACCTGCCCGACAGCCGGCTGCTCCGGCACGTCGCCGGGTTCGGGAAGCCGGTCATCCTCTCCTCGGGAGGCTCCACCCCGGAGGAGATCGACCGCGCCGTGGCCACCATCTTCGAGACGGGGAACCACCAGCTCATCCTGATGGCCTGCATGCTGAGCTATCCCACCACGAACGAGAACGCCCACCTCCTGCGGGTCCGCTCCCTGAAGGAGCGCTACCCGAGCATCATCATCGGCCTGTCGGACCACACCGAGCCCGACCCCCACATGGTCATCCCCTCCCTCGCCTTCGCCCTCGGGGCGAGCGTCATCGAGAAGCACTACACCCTGGACCGGTCCATGACGGGATCGGGCCACTTCTTCTCGGTGAACCCGGAAGACCTGAAGAAGATGGTCGCCAACATCCGGCTGGCGGAGACCGTCCTGGGAAGCCCGAGCCTGGGCGTCGCCCGCCAGGAAGAGGCGGCCCGCAACAGCGCGCGCCGGAGCGTCGTGGCCGAGCGGCTCATCCGGGCGGGGGAGGTGATCGAGTCCTCGATGCTGGGGATGAAGCGGCCCGCGGACGGCCTGCCCGGCTGGATGATGGACCAGGTCGTGGGCAAGCGCGCCAGACGCGACATCGAGGCCGACGAGGCCCTTTCCTTGGAGGCGGTCGAATGA
- a CDS encoding class I SAM-dependent methyltransferase, with product MVAQLSGVASLTRRARAKFVIECVRRPGRAVARFLVNLSTAVYFLTNGTYHPVEIGGKVRSWRGTSRETEKRWELIRKHLPADSKTAVDLGSAEGYFVFQMAKQGIMAVGVDNFWPVLYACWCKCIVDEPRDAAFVKEDISHDLIRKMPEVDVVLCLSVMHHLMDANGLEWCAELLRLIHAKVKRALFFEVAQSDEYTQRPGWQIPEMGADPQNWAKEFLLKQGFSRIEKLGETLADSHRDQKKTRALFMAIP from the coding sequence ATGGTAGCCCAACTCAGCGGCGTGGCCTCCCTGACGAGGAGGGCCCGGGCCAAGTTCGTCATCGAGTGCGTCCGGCGGCCGGGCCGAGCGGTGGCCCGCTTCCTCGTGAACCTCAGCACAGCCGTCTACTTCCTCACCAACGGCACGTACCACCCTGTGGAGATCGGGGGGAAAGTCCGAAGCTGGAGAGGGACCTCCCGCGAGACGGAGAAGCGATGGGAGCTGATAAGGAAACATCTTCCCGCGGACTCCAAGACGGCCGTCGATCTCGGCTCGGCCGAGGGGTATTTCGTCTTTCAGATGGCGAAGCAGGGAATCATGGCGGTGGGCGTGGACAACTTCTGGCCCGTCCTTTACGCCTGCTGGTGCAAGTGCATCGTCGACGAGCCGCGGGACGCGGCTTTCGTGAAGGAGGATATCTCTCACGATCTGATCCGGAAGATGCCCGAAGTCGACGTGGTCTTGTGCCTTTCGGTGATGCACCACCTGATGGATGCGAACGGGCTGGAATGGTGCGCGGAGCTTTTGAGGCTCATTCACGCGAAGGTCAAGCGAGCGCTGTTCTTCGAGGTTGCCCAATCCGACGAATACACGCAGCGTCCCGGCTGGCAAATCCCCGAGATGGGCGCCGACCCGCAGAATTGGGCGAAGGAGTTCCTGTTGAAGCAGGGTTTTTCGAGGATCGAGAAGCTGGGCGAAACCCTGGCCGACTCGCATCGCGATCAGAAGAAGACCCGGGCGCTCTTCATGGCCATCCCATGA
- a CDS encoding glycosyltransferase family 2 protein, whose translation MSVKVTVYIPTHNYGRFLDRAVQSVLAQTMEDWELIIVDDGSTDDTPEILGRYRSHPKIRILEQENKGLNVTNNIALRLAMGEYMMRLDADDYLDENILLILSNVLDTKPEVGLVYPDYYLVDEKGEVQELVRRKKIGEEVDLLDLPAHGACTMIRKEILLDLGGYSEEFSRQDGYGLWLKFIQRYRPYNVNVPLFYYRQHPNSLTQDRARLLETRRQVKRRFVEGSNATPLQVLAVVPVMADPPFTLGAPFTKLAGKPLIEYTLDEVVKAKLLTRTVLSSSSPEVLQAAGKYPGVVPLLRPRELAKQTASVVDLLNHILASLEGDEGFRPDAICICYINAPFRQAGHIDKAIDTMAIFDVDSVISVQEELSLCYHHGRHGLAPLNGSRDRRMRLEREAIFKENAAIFLSRIEVIRAGRFLGDRIGHITMLPEESVRINSEFEFWMAEKIAIEREERRLTLENQG comes from the coding sequence ATGTCCGTTAAGGTCACGGTCTACATCCCGACCCACAACTACGGCCGGTTCCTGGATCGGGCCGTGCAGAGCGTGCTGGCGCAGACCATGGAGGACTGGGAGCTGATCATCGTCGATGACGGCTCGACGGACGACACTCCGGAAATCCTCGGGCGCTACCGCTCGCATCCGAAGATCCGCATCCTGGAGCAGGAGAACAAGGGCCTCAACGTCACGAACAACATCGCCCTCCGGCTGGCCATGGGCGAGTACATGATGCGCCTGGACGCGGACGACTACCTCGACGAGAACATCCTGCTCATCCTCTCGAACGTGCTGGACACCAAGCCGGAGGTGGGCTTGGTATACCCGGATTACTACCTCGTGGACGAGAAGGGGGAGGTGCAGGAGCTGGTCCGCCGCAAGAAGATCGGCGAGGAGGTGGACCTGCTCGACCTGCCGGCCCACGGGGCTTGCACCATGATCCGGAAAGAGATCCTCCTCGATCTTGGAGGCTATTCCGAGGAGTTCAGCCGCCAGGACGGCTACGGTCTCTGGCTCAAGTTCATCCAGCGATACCGGCCATACAACGTCAACGTCCCGCTTTTTTACTACCGTCAGCACCCGAACAGCCTCACCCAGGACCGGGCCCGCCTCCTCGAGACGCGCAGGCAGGTCAAACGGCGCTTCGTGGAGGGGTCCAATGCCACGCCTCTTCAGGTGCTCGCCGTCGTGCCGGTCATGGCGGACCCGCCCTTCACGCTGGGGGCGCCCTTCACAAAGCTGGCGGGGAAACCGCTCATCGAGTACACGCTGGACGAGGTCGTGAAGGCCAAGCTGCTCACCCGGACGGTCCTCTCTTCCTCGAGCCCGGAGGTCCTCCAGGCCGCCGGCAAGTACCCCGGCGTGGTCCCTCTCCTTCGCCCCCGGGAACTGGCCAAGCAGACGGCCTCGGTGGTGGACCTGCTCAACCACATTCTGGCTTCGCTGGAGGGCGATGAAGGTTTTCGCCCCGACGCAATTTGCATCTGCTACATCAACGCTCCTTTCCGGCAGGCCGGGCACATCGACAAGGCCATCGACACGATGGCCATCTTTGACGTCGATTCGGTGATTTCGGTCCAGGAGGAGCTCTCTCTTTGCTACCACCACGGCCGCCATGGGCTGGCGCCTCTCAACGGGTCCCGCGACCGCCGCATGCGCCTCGAGCGGGAGGCGATATTCAAGGAGAACGCGGCCATCTTCCTGTCGCGGATCGAGGTGATCCGGGCGGGACGCTTCCTCGGCGATCGGATCGGGCACATCACAATGCTTCCCGAGGAGAGCGTCCGGATCAACAGCGAGTTCGAGTTCTGGATGGCGGAAAAAATCGCCATCGAGCGGGAAGAGCGCCGGCTCACCCTGGAGAACCAAGGCTAA
- a CDS encoding class I SAM-dependent methyltransferase — protein MDLSSKERSGHSRRAEMVGRYRHLPMREWPQEAYDSVGIMNPVTTGNLRFWLQLLEETKGMGGAVVECGTYKGESIAPLAWIMRETGDDRPLYGFDSFEGLPVPRPEDATKSGYEGRPAQYFAQTSLEYVRGLLDALGVSDRVELVKGFFEDTLPGAATGPISVLILDCDLYESYKACLQYLYGKVLPGGYIVFDEYYSPRYPGARIAIDEFFADKPEKPTLASHLLEIDPYERWFVRKR, from the coding sequence ATGGATCTCTCATCGAAGGAAAGATCGGGCCACTCCCGCCGCGCCGAGATGGTGGGGCGCTACCGCCACCTCCCGATGCGGGAGTGGCCGCAGGAAGCCTACGATTCGGTCGGCATCATGAATCCGGTGACGACGGGCAATCTCCGCTTCTGGCTCCAGCTCCTGGAGGAGACGAAGGGAATGGGCGGGGCCGTCGTGGAGTGCGGAACCTACAAGGGGGAGAGCATTGCCCCCCTGGCCTGGATCATGCGGGAGACCGGCGATGACCGGCCGCTGTACGGCTTCGATTCTTTCGAGGGCCTTCCCGTGCCCCGCCCGGAGGACGCCACGAAGTCGGGATACGAGGGCCGCCCGGCGCAATACTTCGCCCAGACGAGCCTCGAATACGTGCGGGGTCTCCTCGATGCCCTGGGGGTGTCGGACCGGGTCGAGCTGGTCAAGGGGTTCTTCGAGGATACCTTGCCCGGCGCGGCCACGGGGCCGATCAGCGTCCTGATCCTGGACTGCGACCTGTATGAATCCTACAAGGCTTGCCTCCAGTACCTCTACGGCAAGGTCCTCCCGGGCGGCTACATCGTCTTCGATGAGTATTACTCGCCGAGGTACCCTGGCGCCCGGATCGCCATTGATGAGTTTTTCGCGGATAAGCCCGAGAAGCCCACGCTGGCGAGCCACCTCCTCGAAATCGACCCTTACGAAAGGTGGTTCGTGCGAAAGCGGTAG
- a CDS encoding phosphotransferase: protein MIRKRSGYTIFQKEGEPGVCVRETKSDEGKERLRWQQEGWQAIHEAMGRFAVSWSRLVHPERLEKEFIPGVPLVWAYGFQKSQITLPSPDEWGEFWEQLRVLWSADPQGVSETRMSENDLWHTWFSISDLRKAKHCILTFAWLNPLWSVEALSLKMKFGRGYTEPPEVARRILESSERGLILGDLHFENLLVSDGRLVFIDYETVARGPIAFDLAWMWMEWWLAQGLLHGDDGFLPGFRRNWRDFVGPEAMLCEMTREWAKRVFSWLLFAHARYPRNLSIRQSQAHGMLAPSLRSMAEGGRFDSRNLDSFLNVPALVSGQGT, encoded by the coding sequence ATGATCAGGAAGAGAAGCGGATACACGATCTTCCAGAAAGAGGGAGAGCCTGGGGTCTGTGTCCGCGAGACGAAGTCCGATGAGGGCAAGGAGCGCCTCCGGTGGCAGCAGGAGGGCTGGCAGGCCATTCACGAAGCGATGGGCCGGTTCGCCGTCTCCTGGTCCCGGCTCGTCCATCCCGAGCGCCTGGAGAAGGAGTTCATCCCGGGCGTTCCGTTGGTCTGGGCCTATGGCTTCCAAAAATCTCAGATCACCCTCCCTTCTCCCGATGAATGGGGGGAGTTCTGGGAACAATTGCGCGTTCTTTGGAGTGCGGATCCTCAGGGCGTGAGCGAAACGCGGATGTCGGAGAACGACCTTTGGCATACGTGGTTCTCCATCTCCGACCTTCGCAAGGCCAAGCATTGCATCTTGACCTTCGCGTGGCTGAATCCGCTCTGGTCGGTGGAGGCCTTGTCGCTCAAGATGAAGTTTGGGCGTGGATATACGGAACCTCCCGAGGTGGCGCGGCGAATCCTGGAGTCTTCCGAGAGGGGCCTGATCCTGGGCGACCTGCATTTCGAGAACCTCCTGGTCAGCGACGGAAGGCTCGTATTTATCGACTACGAAACGGTGGCGCGTGGGCCCATCGCGTTCGACTTGGCGTGGATGTGGATGGAATGGTGGCTGGCCCAGGGGCTTCTTCACGGGGACGACGGCTTCCTCCCGGGCTTCCGGCGGAACTGGCGGGACTTCGTGGGCCCGGAGGCCATGTTGTGCGAGATGACCCGCGAGTGGGCGAAGCGCGTCTTTTCATGGCTTCTGTTCGCCCACGCCCGCTATCCCCGGAACTTGAGCATTCGCCAGTCGCAAGCCCATGGAATGCTGGCGCCTTCCCTGCGGTCCATGGCGGAAGGGGGCCGGTTTGACAGCCGGAACCTGGATTCATTCCTGAATGTGCCCGCCCTGGTATCCGGCCAAGGGACTTGA
- a CDS encoding ABC transporter ATP-binding protein codes for MNIFRSFRVILPHLRPFAGVMLMAVGMMLVMSLVEGFGLGMLVPILTVMQDGDQGPGRDIFSQYSAAAISFLGLNYTFLTLVALFSAVMAVKFALQGLLDYIGRYLSSTVRYHLCGKIFGGMMRAPMSFFYQRTTGDMISTAHNSTIFAGSLADSSVRIVSGILSLVIYFGLQLIISVPLTLTALVLSGISYCFIVPRFRVAFDIGEDAKAVMDKIVSYLQQTISGMRTVKSFRREESHIEEFDGIIWSFRQMAIAVMRNKVIANLFIEPFSTALVVVLMVISVTVLKVPFAPLLTFFIVFSRLAPKFKQVYNEILEILQYLPHFIKVHEFIEATGVEVPERTGDPEIPSGAIRFEDVWFRYETREEPALAGVSIEIGENRTAALVGSSGAGKTTIADLLLRHQAPSRGRITVGGRDLQELDRGRWLERVGVVEQEPFLFNASVGDNIRYGKPDAGQEEVEAAARMANAHAFVMELPKGYETVVGDRGVALSGGQKQRIALARALIRDPKLLVLDEATSALDSASERLIQEAIGQFRGKKTILIIAHRLSTVADADQIILLEGGRIAEVGTHRSLLASGGAYSKNWHLQTVQARDRAEAAR; via the coding sequence ATGAATATTTTTCGCTCCTTTCGGGTCATCCTGCCCCACCTCCGGCCGTTCGCCGGGGTGATGCTCATGGCGGTGGGGATGATGCTGGTCATGTCCCTCGTGGAGGGATTCGGCCTCGGCATGCTCGTCCCCATCCTCACGGTGATGCAGGACGGCGACCAGGGGCCGGGCCGGGACATCTTCAGCCAGTACAGCGCGGCCGCCATCTCGTTTCTTGGCCTGAACTACACGTTCCTCACCTTGGTGGCCTTGTTCAGCGCGGTCATGGCCGTCAAGTTCGCCCTGCAGGGCCTCCTGGATTACATCGGAAGGTACCTGAGCTCGACCGTGCGGTACCACCTGTGCGGGAAGATATTCGGCGGGATGATGCGGGCGCCGATGTCGTTTTTCTACCAGAGGACGACTGGAGACATGATCTCCACGGCGCACAATTCAACCATCTTCGCCGGCTCCCTCGCCGACTCCTCCGTGCGCATCGTCTCCGGGATCCTCTCCCTTGTGATTTACTTCGGGCTCCAGCTCATCATCTCGGTGCCGCTGACGCTCACCGCGCTCGTCCTCTCCGGCATCTCCTACTGCTTCATCGTCCCCCGCTTCCGGGTCGCGTTCGACATCGGGGAGGACGCCAAGGCGGTAATGGACAAGATCGTATCCTATCTGCAGCAGACCATCTCCGGGATGCGGACCGTGAAGTCCTTCCGCCGGGAAGAGAGCCACATCGAGGAGTTCGACGGAATCATCTGGAGCTTCCGCCAGATGGCGATTGCGGTGATGCGGAACAAGGTGATCGCCAACCTGTTCATCGAGCCGTTTTCCACCGCCCTCGTCGTCGTCCTGATGGTCATCTCCGTCACCGTCCTGAAGGTTCCATTCGCCCCGCTCCTCACGTTCTTCATCGTGTTCAGCCGGCTGGCGCCGAAGTTCAAGCAGGTCTACAACGAGATACTGGAGATCCTCCAGTATCTCCCGCACTTCATCAAGGTGCATGAGTTCATCGAGGCCACCGGCGTCGAGGTGCCCGAGCGGACCGGCGATCCGGAGATTCCCTCCGGGGCCATCCGCTTCGAGGACGTCTGGTTCCGCTACGAGACGCGCGAGGAGCCGGCCCTGGCGGGCGTGAGCATCGAGATCGGCGAAAACCGGACGGCCGCCCTCGTGGGCTCCTCGGGGGCGGGGAAGACGACCATCGCCGACCTCCTCCTCCGCCACCAGGCTCCCAGCCGGGGGCGCATCACCGTCGGCGGGCGGGACCTGCAGGAGCTCGACCGGGGCAGGTGGCTTGAGCGAGTGGGCGTGGTCGAGCAGGAGCCCTTCCTCTTCAACGCCTCCGTCGGCGACAACATCCGCTACGGCAAGCCGGACGCGGGCCAGGAGGAGGTCGAGGCGGCCGCCCGGATGGCGAACGCCCACGCATTCGTCATGGAGCTCCCGAAGGGCTACGAGACGGTGGTGGGCGACCGGGGGGTGGCGCTCTCGGGAGGCCAGAAGCAGCGCATCGCCCTGGCGCGGGCGCTCATCCGCGACCCCAAGCTGCTCGTCCTGGACGAGGCCACGAGCGCGCTCGACAGCGCCTCGGAGCGGCTGATCCAGGAGGCGATCGGCCAGTTCCGAGGGAAGAAGACCATCCTGATCATCGCCCACCGGCTCTCCACGGTGGCCGACGCGGATCAGATCATCCTCCTGGAAGGCGGCCGGATCGCCGAGGTCGGCACGCACCGCTCCCTGCTCGCGAGCGGCGGGGCCTACTCGAAGAACTGGCATCTGCAGACCGTACAGGCGAGGGACCGGGCGGAGGCGGCGCGCTGA